ACAGGGCTACCTTCACCTGTGGTGAACAGAAGCTGAACTTGCGTGCCAAGGTGTTTGCCTGGGCATATAGTTTGCAGCATTGTCTGTccacatcatcgtcatcattcaACTGATGATTTTATAAAAATGTCCAATGTATTAAATCCTTCTAAAAGCCAACAAAGGATTGAAATAGATCCATGAAGGTATTTCCTTGTTGCGGTCTTGCCTTTTGACTGGTTTTCATTTGGATCCAGGCGACCTTTATTAATCTGAAGAATGTAACGTGTTGTGTTCTGTCCACCTCTTCCCCAGTTCTTCATCGTGCTGCTGATCATCCTATTGGCCGAGCtgatcctcctcatcctcttcttcgTCTACACGGACAAGGTCGGCGGTGTCATTGAtctataaatcaataaatattagAAAGGAATTAGTTCTGTAAAAGCATTATAAATAACATTACTGTgtataaaatacttttttaaagaAACGATTTTAAATTTATCAATAAATCAATATGGATCCGCTTGGAAAAGAATAGGGCTcttgatgataatgatgatgatgatgatggaggtggaTCTTCCtctgtggtgatgatgatgatgatgatgatgatgatgatgatgatggaagtGTTTCTTCCTctgtgatgttgatgttgatgatggAAGTGGTTCTTCTTCGGTGGTgaagatgatggtggtgatgatgatgatgatgatgatggttctTCCTCGGTGGTGCAGGTGAGCGAGAACGCGCGTCGGGACCTGAAGGAAGGTCTGGGTCTGTACACCTCGGAGAACAACGCCGGGCTCAGCAACGCCTGGAACACCATCCAGAccgaggtcacacacacacacacacacacacacacacacacacacacacacacacacacacacacacacacacacacacacacacacacacacacacacacacacacacacacacacacacactcaagtcaTATTCAATTTATAATCCaagaataacaataaaaatcaaattaaaaacaTTCGACCCTGAGGCAAAAAGAAATTAAGAAAATGCATGTTTCAACCACATCCGCGACTCATAACTCTATTGTGAGTCGCGGAGGTGATCAGAgtgcgtccgtccgtccgtccgtcctccTGACTGGCGTGctgttcccctcccctcctccagtgGCACTGCTGCGGCGTGGACGGCCACACGGACTGGCACGCCGCCCTGCAGGCCAAGGTGGTCCCCGACCGCTGCTGCCAGGACGTCCAGCCCGGCTGCGGCCGCAACGCCTCCAGCACCGTCTGGACACGggtacgtctgtctgtctgtgtctgtgtctgtgtctgtgtctttctgtctgtctgtctgtctaaccctaaatacacacatgctccTCCCACATATTACTGTCACCACAGACACAAGTTTTTTTTGGCATggttctcactgtgtgtgtgtgtgtgtgtgtgtgtgtgtgtgtgtgtgtgtgtgtgtgtgtgtgtgtgtgtgtgtgtgtgtgtgtgtgtgtgtgtgtgtgtgtgtgtgtgtgtgtgtgtgcgcgtatatgTGTGTTAAACGAAGACATTGCATATGGTTGTTTGCATTTAATTTTTTAACATCTGAGTCAAAATACTAAGTGTGTAGACAATACAGTAACCGTAATCTCAGAGGGTGCGCACCActtcctgcctcctcctcctcatcaccatggccctctcccctctccagggTTGCTACGACAAAGTGGAGGAGTGGCTTGACGACAACAAACACCTTATCGGAACCATCGCCATGTGTGTCCTGGTCGTACAGGTAGGAAACGGACACCATGACCTGAGTTTTGCCTGAGTTTTGCTTTCGATTCATTcacttatctttttttttttttttttttgccctctAGCTCCTTGGTATGGCGTTCTCCATGACACTATACCAACAGATCCACCGGGCAGGGAAGAAATATGAAGCTTGACGGGCTCGATTCCTTCATATTTTTCGTTCAAGAGTGCTTTGTAAACGGTTACCTTTTTCATGTTACGATTTAAATACGCTACATTAGTGCATGGCATGCCACGtcagaatatattttttatcatgcGTTCCTCGTCTATAGACTAACATTCGTACTGTTGTGAATACAATATGAGCTAATAAAGTCCATTAACAGCAGTAATCTCATCGCAGTGTAACTACTAGTGTTTCTATTTAAACGAGTTGTGAAGTATTGAGGTCAAGTCAAGGTCAACCAGAATCGACTGAGGGCA
The nucleotide sequence above comes from Gadus chalcogrammus isolate NIFS_2021 chromosome 4, NIFS_Gcha_1.0, whole genome shotgun sequence. Encoded proteins:
- the LOC130381312 gene encoding tetraspanin-9, with amino-acid sequence MARGCICCVKYMLFLFNLLFWLGGCGLLGVGVWLSVSQGSFATLSPSFPTLSAANLVITLGTVVMVTGFLGCLGAIKENKCLLLSFFIVLLIILLAELILLILFFVYTDKVSENARRDLKEGLGLYTSENNAGLSNAWNTIQTEWHCCGVDGHTDWHAALQAKVVPDRCCQDVQPGCGRNASSTVWTRGCYDKVEEWLDDNKHLIGTIAMCVLVVQLLGMAFSMTLYQQIHRAGKKYEA